Proteins encoded in a region of the Mucilaginibacter sabulilitoris genome:
- a CDS encoding bile acid:sodium symporter family protein — protein sequence MRAARKICLILSLIMVLPLIYGLLTSNITMWQAAAVSFCVLGSVGIGGVQALKNYQYTAWIITAVVSALIYPAAFLKWGTFDLRNKWLILGVVQMVMFGMGIQMSLKDFNGLGSTGKGVLIGLTCHFTIMPLTGLLLTKLFHFDPEIAAGVILIGSCSSGLASNVMVYLARANLVLSVTVTAMATMAAPFLTPLLMKLLAGTLIQIKFITMMMEIINIVLVPIGAALLHDYLKRASRKQQNIIYGIAIGCAIYLLMLPLGLYHNMESRFSEAGMQSAGVFGFLVGAFVVGTGYHQLYRMKPKIDSYIPYLSMFGIIYFTAVTTAAGRENLLHVGLLLFLASVFHNSAGYFFGYWLSRVFGLDKNSSRTVAFEVGLQNGGMASGLAGTMGKLATVGLAAAVFSPWMNISGSVLANYWRKRPVYDDLPKMKVLKSKEYLQ from the coding sequence ATGAGAGCTGCCAGAAAAATATGCCTGATACTAAGCCTGATAATGGTTTTACCGCTTATCTATGGGCTGCTAACATCAAACATAACCATGTGGCAGGCTGCGGCCGTGAGTTTTTGTGTACTGGGGTCGGTAGGTATAGGAGGAGTGCAGGCCTTAAAGAACTATCAATATACTGCCTGGATCATCACCGCAGTTGTATCGGCGCTTATATACCCGGCAGCGTTTTTAAAATGGGGCACTTTTGACCTGCGTAATAAATGGCTCATATTGGGTGTTGTACAAATGGTGATGTTTGGCATGGGCATACAAATGAGCCTGAAGGATTTTAATGGCTTAGGCAGCACTGGTAAAGGCGTACTTATTGGTTTAACATGCCACTTTACCATTATGCCGCTTACCGGCTTATTGCTTACCAAATTGTTTCACTTTGATCCTGAAATAGCAGCGGGCGTAATCCTTATTGGCTCCTGTTCAAGTGGGCTGGCGTCAAACGTAATGGTATATCTGGCCAGGGCAAACCTGGTGCTTTCTGTTACGGTTACGGCCATGGCTACGATGGCAGCACCTTTTCTTACCCCGCTATTGATGAAACTTTTAGCAGGTACGCTTATCCAGATCAAATTTATAACCATGATGATGGAGATCATTAATATTGTGCTGGTACCTATTGGGGCAGCGTTGTTGCACGATTATTTGAAACGTGCATCCCGTAAGCAGCAGAATATTATATATGGAATAGCTATAGGCTGCGCAATTTACCTGCTTATGTTACCATTGGGTTTATACCACAACATGGAGAGCCGTTTTTCGGAGGCCGGGATGCAATCGGCAGGGGTATTTGGATTTTTGGTCGGCGCATTTGTAGTAGGTACAGGCTACCACCAATTATATCGCATGAAACCTAAAATAGATAGTTATATACCCTATTTATCTATGTTCGGCATTATTTATTTTACCGCCGTTACTACAGCTGCCGGACGCGAAAATTTATTGCATGTAGGCTTACTGCTTTTTCTGGCTTCTGTGTTTCATAACAGTGCCGGTTATTTTTTTGGATACTGGCTAAGCAGAGTATTTGGGTTAGATAAAAATTCATCCCGTACGGTAGCATTTGAAGTAGGTTTACAAAATGGCGGTATGGCATCTGGGCTGGCAGGTACAATGGGCAAGCTGGCCACAGTTGGTTTGGCGGCCGCAGTTTTTAGCCCGTGGATGAATATCTCCGGATCTGTTTTAGCCAATTATTGGCGTAAGCGACCCGTCTATGACGATTTACCCAAAATGAAAGTCCTTAAGTCAAAAGAATATCTTCAGTGA
- a CDS encoding sensor histidine kinase, which produces MIAVKKNDWIEIALHIAFWPAVFYTLLLLTVPHISMRLDHNGTIVDKDIRHVLSPGVFFTLGMLVVLFYGNALWLLKKTLHYKNILIRVMLPLVWLAIILLANNYLHNQLPSHIERDDPVVNIVQQLPNQKQLTIRGFAPDSVARIPDRLGHIQKDGDVRPIVLPDGGFSNMVLFIFIIIFGLSIAYFFLKEWARAEKLRSQLEAVQLDTEIKFLKAQVNPHFLFNTLNNLFSMALTEGKGELAGRIAKLSGMMRYMLYESNTDQVSLEKEIGCLQDYLALQRMRYATNELEVSFHYPESSTVAAVQIAPMLFIPFLENAFKHGVAIGRQSYIELAISVSAQKLVFTCENIDHSAVKKLQEEKGGIGLANVKRRLDLLYPGRYSLQTGPQNENYMVTLQINLL; this is translated from the coding sequence ATGATTGCTGTTAAGAAAAACGATTGGATAGAGATAGCGCTTCATATCGCTTTCTGGCCAGCTGTTTTCTATACATTACTGTTGCTAACGGTCCCGCACATCAGTATGCGGCTTGATCACAACGGCACTATTGTGGACAAGGACATCAGGCATGTCTTGTCGCCCGGTGTTTTTTTTACGCTTGGTATGCTCGTCGTATTGTTCTACGGCAATGCACTTTGGTTATTAAAAAAAACGCTTCATTATAAAAACATATTGATAAGGGTGATGCTGCCGCTTGTTTGGCTTGCTATCATCCTGCTGGCAAATAACTACCTTCATAACCAGCTTCCCTCCCACATTGAAAGGGATGACCCTGTTGTAAACATTGTGCAACAGTTGCCCAACCAAAAACAGCTCACCATCCGTGGGTTCGCACCTGATTCGGTAGCCCGTATACCGGATCGTCTGGGCCACATACAAAAAGACGGGGATGTCCGCCCTATTGTATTACCCGATGGTGGTTTCTCAAATATGGTATTGTTTATATTCATTATTATTTTCGGCCTTTCTATAGCTTATTTCTTTTTAAAAGAATGGGCCAGGGCCGAAAAACTTCGCTCGCAGCTGGAGGCTGTACAGCTGGATACAGAGATCAAATTTCTCAAGGCGCAAGTGAACCCGCATTTTCTGTTCAATACACTCAATAACCTCTTCTCTATGGCTTTAACAGAGGGAAAAGGTGAACTGGCGGGTAGGATCGCCAAATTATCGGGCATGATGCGCTATATGCTTTATGAAAGCAACACAGACCAGGTTTCTCTGGAGAAAGAGATCGGCTGTTTGCAGGACTATCTGGCCCTTCAGAGGATGCGCTATGCCACTAACGAGCTCGAAGTTAGTTTTCACTATCCGGAGTCTTCCACCGTTGCCGCGGTGCAAATTGCTCCCATGCTATTCATCCCTTTCTTAGAAAACGCCTTTAAGCATGGTGTTGCCATTGGCAGGCAATCCTATATCGAATTGGCAATCTCTGTTAGTGCGCAAAAGCTGGTTTTTACCTGCGAAAACATCGATCACAGTGCGGTGAAAAAACTACAGGAAGAAAAAGGCGGCATTGGCCTGGCAAATGTCAAACGCCGGCTGGACCTACTCTATCCCGGCAGGTATTCGCTGCAGACTGGGCCGCAAAACGAAAACTATATGGTAACCCTTCAAATTAACCTTTTATGA
- a CDS encoding aspartate/glutamate racemase family protein: MKPKTLGLIHTSATLIPVFQQLCAVYLPGVNTFNIVDDSLVKNIISRGELTASISKRVADYISSAEDSGADYILVTCSSIGAAVEAAAEHSGLPVLRVDQPMADEAVQIGTRIGVIATLQTTLGPTADLVKRRAALAGKQVELVSKLCEGAFDALMSGNTAEHDAIVTNALRELSADVDVILLAQASMARVVDNLDEADKKVPIVASPPNAIKYLASIIN; this comes from the coding sequence ATGAAACCAAAAACATTAGGCCTTATACACACATCGGCAACACTTATTCCGGTATTTCAGCAGTTATGTGCTGTGTATCTGCCGGGTGTAAATACATTTAATATTGTAGATGATAGTTTGGTAAAAAATATCATTTCGCGTGGCGAACTTACCGCCTCTATTAGTAAGCGTGTGGCCGACTATATATCATCTGCCGAAGATTCGGGTGCTGATTATATCCTGGTTACCTGCTCCTCAATAGGCGCGGCAGTTGAAGCGGCTGCAGAGCATAGCGGCCTCCCTGTTTTAAGGGTTGATCAACCGATGGCCGATGAAGCAGTACAAATTGGAACGCGTATCGGCGTAATTGCTACGCTGCAAACGACCCTCGGCCCGACCGCAGATCTAGTTAAACGAAGAGCGGCACTGGCTGGGAAACAAGTAGAACTGGTATCAAAGCTATGTGAAGGCGCTTTCGATGCACTCATGAGTGGCAATACCGCCGAACATGATGCTATAGTAACCAATGCTTTGCGTGAGCTATCAGCGGATGTTGATGTAATACTGCTGGCACAGGCTTCAATGGCACGCGTAGTTGACAATCTTGATGAAGCCGACAAAAAAGTACCTATAGTGGCCAGTCCGCCCAATGCTATTAAATACCTGGCTTCCATAATCAATTGA
- a CDS encoding class I SAM-dependent methyltransferase, with product MKQSDAIALISKGITSHLPQHWADLGCGNGTFTNALFHLLPVGSQIEAIDRQTQRLDIPVNFAIANFETDELKLTDLDGIIMANSFHFVQNKKKLIAKMKPCFSGNPTFLIVEYDTDKANSWVPYPLSFLSLCTLFTSLGYHQAIKLAERPSVYNRAKIYAALIQK from the coding sequence ATGAAACAAAGCGATGCCATAGCCCTCATCTCCAAAGGAATTACGAGCCATTTACCCCAGCACTGGGCAGATTTGGGCTGTGGAAATGGCACATTCACCAATGCGCTTTTTCACCTGTTGCCCGTGGGTAGTCAAATCGAAGCTATTGACCGTCAAACCCAGCGCCTGGATATTCCGGTAAATTTTGCTATAGCTAATTTTGAAACAGATGAACTAAAACTAACTGATCTTGATGGCATAATAATGGCTAATTCGTTCCACTTTGTACAAAACAAGAAAAAACTCATCGCTAAGATGAAGCCTTGTTTTTCAGGAAATCCAACATTCCTAATCGTTGAATATGATACAGATAAGGCTAATTCCTGGGTACCCTATCCCCTTTCTTTCCTAAGCCTTTGTACTTTGTTTACCTCGCTTGGCTATCATCAGGCTATTAAATTGGCTGAGCGCCCATCGGTATATAACCGGGCAAAGATATATGCCGCGCTTATTCAAAAATGA
- a CDS encoding four-carbon acid sugar kinase family protein — protein MTQKNQLLLAYYGDDFTGSTDALEFLNRYGIKTVLFLKPPTAEQLNNYKGLQAIGIAGFTRSMPPGDMEAILLPAFNILKSLGAPHVHYKVCSTFDSSATIGSIGKAIDVGWKVFNKPFIPLLVAAPALGRYCLFGNLFAKLGIGSQGQVYRLDRHPSMSRHPVTPADESDLRVHLSKQTNKKTGLLDVLKLNQSFEQAQLELRHIIEDGNEVVLIDGMDEAHLTQAGQLIDSYASSDNPLFSVGSSGIEMALGNYWKNQQKLAGEVEWPDVDAVESILVISGSCSPVTSKQINTAINNDFASIAIDTATLASCNNIKELIEQYINEASACIKQGKSVIIHTSLGADDVRINDTQQVLAKKGLDKQAMLSYTAQLYGNTLGLIANGILMKTPVRRMVIAGGDTSSFAARALEIEAVEMIAPLWPGAPLCKVHAPGKPAHNLEVNIKGGQVGDDNYFLTVLKGKHYEL, from the coding sequence ATGACGCAGAAAAATCAGCTTTTACTGGCTTATTATGGCGACGATTTTACCGGATCGACTGACGCGCTGGAGTTTCTGAACCGTTACGGCATAAAAACCGTATTGTTCCTGAAGCCGCCAACAGCTGAACAGTTGAACAATTATAAAGGCTTACAAGCTATAGGCATAGCAGGGTTTACCCGTTCAATGCCGCCCGGTGATATGGAAGCAATATTATTACCGGCCTTTAATATTTTAAAATCATTAGGGGCGCCGCACGTACACTATAAGGTATGTTCAACTTTTGATTCATCGGCAACTATAGGCAGTATAGGCAAGGCTATTGATGTGGGCTGGAAAGTCTTTAACAAACCTTTTATTCCGCTATTGGTAGCAGCTCCGGCTCTTGGTCGTTATTGTCTTTTTGGTAATTTGTTCGCCAAACTTGGCATCGGCAGCCAAGGGCAGGTGTACAGGCTTGATCGCCACCCATCCATGAGCCGTCATCCGGTTACCCCGGCAGATGAAAGTGATTTACGGGTACATTTATCCAAACAAACTAATAAAAAAACCGGGCTTCTTGATGTGCTGAAGCTCAATCAGTCTTTTGAACAAGCACAACTCGAATTGCGACATATAATTGAGGACGGCAACGAAGTGGTTTTGATTGACGGTATGGATGAGGCTCATTTAACCCAGGCAGGACAGTTAATAGACAGCTATGCCAGCTCTGATAATCCCCTGTTTTCAGTAGGGTCGTCGGGTATAGAGATGGCCTTAGGTAATTACTGGAAAAACCAACAGAAGTTAGCGGGTGAAGTTGAATGGCCAGATGTAGATGCCGTTGAATCTATTTTAGTGATTTCGGGAAGTTGCTCACCCGTAACCTCCAAACAAATAAATACTGCTATTAATAACGATTTTGCAAGCATTGCGATTGATACCGCCACACTTGCATCATGCAATAATATTAAAGAACTGATAGAACAATATATAAATGAGGCATCTGCTTGTATAAAACAAGGTAAAAGTGTAATTATCCATACCAGCCTTGGAGCAGATGATGTACGGATTAATGATACCCAGCAGGTACTTGCCAAAAAAGGTTTAGATAAACAGGCTATGCTTAGTTACACAGCCCAACTTTACGGTAACACACTGGGCCTTATCGCAAACGGCATTCTTATGAAAACACCGGTAAGGCGAATGGTGATTGCCGGCGGAGATACATCAAGCTTTGCAGCAAGGGCGCTGGAAATAGAAGCTGTTGAAATGATAGCGCCCCTATGGCCGGGAGCTCCGCTATGTAAGGTCCATGCGCCAGGCAAACCGGCACATAATCTTGAAGTGAACATTAAAGGCGGGCAAGTAGGCGACGACAATTATTTTTTAACTGTATTAAAAGGAAAACACTACGAACTATGA
- a CDS encoding GLPGLI family protein, whose amino-acid sequence MKRFIFSAAVFTLLALTVKAQKTDTARVLVHYKFSHVRDTTDRAHPYTENMVLLVGKSTSVYKSYDGMVADAQFRAAYLKAAANGPDGRVTVDRSGAGLRPQYFQYPNAKKFLTKDYVMVDEYLIDGPMPAIDWKISSDTTTFGGLHCQKATGYFKGRDYIVWFCPDLPVHTGPWKLNGLPGVIVDARDTKNEVIFQFDGVERAVFAEIKPITGAGVAEKDVPPILRGLDDNPNIIVPPARAIKATQKEYDKLKAGMAKNPGALAQGVVAADGVGGQGGDHAIKAISDHVQHNNNPIELPEKK is encoded by the coding sequence ATGAAACGATTTATCTTTTCGGCCGCAGTGTTCACCCTGTTGGCTTTAACAGTTAAGGCTCAAAAAACGGATACGGCACGGGTATTGGTGCATTATAAGTTCAGCCATGTAAGGGATACTACCGACCGGGCGCATCCCTACACAGAAAACATGGTGTTGCTGGTAGGCAAAAGCACGAGCGTTTATAAGAGCTACGACGGGATGGTGGCCGATGCACAGTTCCGGGCAGCATACCTCAAGGCGGCAGCCAACGGCCCGGATGGGCGGGTGACGGTGGATAGGAGTGGCGCGGGTTTGCGCCCTCAATATTTCCAGTACCCGAATGCGAAAAAATTTTTGACGAAGGATTATGTGATGGTCGATGAGTACCTGATAGATGGCCCGATGCCTGCCATCGACTGGAAAATAAGCAGTGACACCACAACTTTCGGTGGTCTGCATTGCCAGAAAGCCACAGGCTATTTTAAAGGTCGGGATTACATCGTATGGTTTTGTCCTGATTTGCCGGTGCATACAGGCCCATGGAAATTAAACGGCTTGCCCGGCGTGATCGTAGATGCCCGTGATACAAAAAACGAAGTAATATTTCAGTTTGACGGTGTGGAGAGAGCGGTTTTTGCGGAAATAAAGCCCATAACCGGCGCCGGCGTAGCTGAAAAGGATGTTCCCCCGATATTGCGGGGCTTAGACGATAACCCAAATATCATAGTGCCGCCGGCGAGGGCGATCAAAGCCACACAAAAGGAATATGATAAACTGAAAGCGGGCATGGCGAAGAACCCCGGTGCCCTTGCACAAGGCGTGGTAGCGGCCGATGGCGTAGGTGGGCAGGGAGGCGATCATGCTATTAAAGCGATTTCCGACCATGTACAACATAATAATAATCCGATAGAATTACCGGAAAAAAAATGA
- a CDS encoding ribulose-bisphosphate carboxylase large subunit family protein — translation MERITGKYFIETPFDVENAAQVLAGEQSSGTFIAVPGETEELKARFAARVESITHLETVNSPAIPGASSKHNLYHRANIEVSWSVENFGYNLPVLISTLQGNLYELTQFTGLKLMDIELPESYSNHFRGPRFGIEGCRQLTQVYKRPLIGTIIKPSIGMTPAQTAQLVQVLAEAGIDFIKDDELLSKSANSSFNDRVDAVMKVINNHADKTGKKVMYAFNISDEIDTMLRRYEYVINAGGTCAMLSLNSVGLAGVKKICDQRELAIHGHRNGWGMLNRHPLLGIEFPAYQKLWRLAGVDQIHVNGIQNKFWESDDSVVRSIEACLKPLANGTTALPVVSSGQWGGQAFETYRRTNTTDLLYMAGGGIMAHPDGPGGGVVALQQAWKGAVDGLSQDQAVQRYSEFANSVKKFGSKA, via the coding sequence ATGGAGAGAATTACCGGTAAATACTTTATTGAAACGCCATTTGATGTAGAAAACGCAGCACAGGTTTTAGCAGGTGAGCAATCAAGCGGCACCTTTATAGCTGTTCCGGGCGAAACGGAGGAGTTAAAAGCGCGGTTTGCAGCCCGCGTTGAATCGATTACCCATCTGGAAACGGTAAACAGTCCGGCAATTCCCGGCGCATCGTCCAAACATAATTTATACCACCGCGCAAATATTGAAGTTTCCTGGTCGGTTGAAAATTTTGGTTATAACCTGCCTGTGCTTATATCAACACTGCAAGGCAACTTGTACGAACTTACCCAGTTTACTGGTTTAAAATTAATGGATATTGAATTGCCCGAGAGTTACAGTAACCATTTCCGGGGGCCCCGGTTTGGTATTGAAGGTTGCAGGCAACTTACGCAGGTATATAAACGACCGCTTATTGGTACCATTATTAAACCAAGCATAGGCATGACGCCTGCTCAAACGGCACAGCTTGTTCAAGTGCTTGCCGAAGCCGGTATCGATTTTATTAAGGATGATGAACTTCTTTCCAAATCGGCCAACTCTTCATTTAACGACCGCGTTGACGCCGTAATGAAGGTTATTAATAACCATGCGGATAAAACCGGCAAAAAGGTAATGTACGCTTTTAACATCAGTGATGAAATTGATACCATGCTTCGGCGGTATGAGTATGTGATAAATGCTGGCGGCACCTGTGCAATGTTAAGCCTCAATAGTGTTGGTTTAGCAGGAGTAAAAAAAATATGTGATCAACGGGAATTAGCTATTCACGGTCACCGGAATGGTTGGGGTATGCTTAACCGCCATCCACTGCTTGGTATTGAGTTCCCGGCTTATCAAAAACTTTGGCGATTGGCCGGTGTTGACCAGATTCATGTAAACGGTATACAAAACAAATTCTGGGAATCAGATGATTCGGTAGTGCGGTCTATCGAAGCATGCCTGAAACCATTGGCTAATGGCACTACAGCTTTGCCTGTGGTGTCTTCGGGGCAATGGGGTGGACAGGCTTTTGAAACTTATCGCCGTACAAACACAACGGATTTATTATACATGGCCGGTGGCGGCATTATGGCCCATCCAGATGGCCCCGGAGGTGGTGTTGTTGCTTTGCAACAGGCCTGGAAGGGTGCAGTTGATGGCCTTTCACAAGATCAGGCCGTTCAGCGTTATTCGGAGTTTGCCAATTCGGTGAAAAAATTTGGTTCAAAAGCATGA
- a CDS encoding LytR/AlgR family response regulator transcription factor: MITCVAIDDEPMALEVLELYCADCDLVELKAVFREPLKAMAWLSHEKVDLIFLDINMPEISGMQLAQSLSPGPMIIFTTAYSHYAVESYNLNAVDYLLKPIIFERFLTAVQKAAKVRSSENIDNSNELTVYLKSGPQTYPVKLCDILYLEKDGNYITVHLKDRNILIRENMSAVFDLVPVSDFIRVHKSFVVAIKHVTMIETHQLTVNGEKIPIGNTYREAVRDILGLR, from the coding sequence ATGATCACTTGTGTCGCCATAGATGATGAGCCGATGGCCCTGGAAGTGCTCGAGCTTTATTGTGCGGACTGCGATCTCGTTGAGCTGAAAGCCGTCTTTCGCGAGCCCTTAAAAGCCATGGCCTGGCTGAGCCATGAAAAAGTCGATCTGATCTTCCTGGACATCAATATGCCCGAGATCAGCGGGATGCAACTGGCACAGTCACTGTCACCCGGGCCGATGATCATCTTTACAACCGCCTACAGCCATTACGCTGTGGAAAGTTACAACCTCAATGCTGTTGATTACCTACTCAAGCCGATCATTTTCGAGCGTTTCCTCACGGCTGTGCAAAAAGCGGCAAAAGTTCGCTCCTCCGAAAACATAGACAACAGTAATGAATTGACCGTTTACTTGAAAAGCGGCCCACAAACTTACCCGGTGAAGCTATGCGACATTCTTTACCTGGAAAAAGATGGAAATTATATAACCGTTCACCTCAAAGACAGAAATATCCTTATCCGTGAGAATATGAGCGCTGTATTCGACCTGGTGCCCGTCTCTGATTTTATCCGTGTACACAAGTCTTTTGTCGTAGCTATTAAGCATGTTACGATGATCGAGACTCACCAATTGACGGTTAACGGTGAAAAAATACCTATTGGTAACACCTATCGCGAAGCAGTGCGCGATATATTGGGTCTACGCTGA
- a CDS encoding right-handed parallel beta-helix repeat-containing protein translates to MNSVKYLTFVILLILSIPVSAQTLYVDISKGRDDAPGTLYAPLTSLEQAVSRANKFSGNEPITIRIAPGLYTITEPLLIHQESARPVATKYTFQAAVMPDDTGWTPSKMPVIQCVADSNRKGNLKHASIAFQIERNQVVIKGLKFIGNPNPASQYYYVVERRDSTLTGLEISQCYFIGEKNCAPMQGGVFAQGAGIHIDHCIFWGAKNAVLAFLGLADFSLTHSIIYGAYEGAVWYGYGQSSLMPFTFTDNIIADGNYFWVGYRGIHRNYKFSHSLISGNVAYMGFNEEEIVPDLLNKPIEKQVRKSGKVILNEITIKGQPKDYLNLSPTSAGRDIDAGIFKQGLH, encoded by the coding sequence ATGAATTCGGTAAAATATTTAACGTTTGTCATTTTATTAATACTGAGTATTCCAGTAAGCGCGCAAACCTTATATGTAGATATATCCAAAGGCCGTGATGATGCCCCTGGGACACTTTATGCACCATTGACCAGCCTGGAGCAAGCGGTAAGCCGTGCCAATAAGTTCAGTGGCAATGAGCCAATCACCATCAGGATAGCGCCAGGCTTATACACCATTACAGAACCGTTGCTAATCCATCAGGAAAGCGCCAGGCCTGTTGCTACAAAATATACCTTTCAAGCAGCTGTTATGCCCGATGATACCGGTTGGACACCATCTAAAATGCCTGTTATTCAATGTGTAGCGGATTCCAACAGGAAAGGTAATTTAAAGCACGCCAGCATTGCTTTTCAAATTGAGCGTAACCAGGTGGTGATTAAAGGACTAAAGTTTATTGGTAACCCTAACCCTGCATCTCAATATTATTATGTCGTAGAAAGGAGGGACAGCACTTTGACCGGCCTGGAAATTTCCCAGTGTTATTTTATAGGGGAAAAGAACTGCGCACCTATGCAAGGCGGCGTTTTTGCGCAAGGTGCTGGAATTCATATTGATCATTGTATATTTTGGGGCGCTAAAAATGCTGTTTTGGCGTTCCTCGGACTCGCGGATTTTTCACTAACCCATTCGATCATTTATGGTGCTTATGAAGGTGCTGTTTGGTATGGTTACGGGCAGAGTTCGCTGATGCCTTTTACTTTTACCGATAATATTATAGCAGACGGAAACTATTTTTGGGTAGGTTATCGGGGCATTCATCGCAATTATAAATTCAGCCATTCCCTTATTTCTGGAAACGTCGCTTATATGGGTTTTAATGAGGAAGAAATCGTGCCGGACCTGCTTAATAAGCCAATCGAAAAACAGGTCAGAAAATCAGGAAAAGTAATTCTGAATGAAATAACAATCAAAGGTCAGCCCAAAGATTATCTCAATCTTAGCCCAACGTCTGCTGGCCGGGACATTGATGCCGGTATTTTCAAACAGGGCCTGCATTAG
- a CDS encoding Imm32 family immunity protein — protein MRKYKSPITGHLDIIVTQNEDELEGIKEHWNEVLIHGDPEGLRSLANILLKLADLDQESIADLPIGAGEHEHLQPKFDLSNSSEAVIIGRLDAKGTGVFYDRYVPKER, from the coding sequence ATGAGAAAGTACAAATCACCAATCACCGGACATTTGGATATAATAGTAACTCAAAATGAAGATGAATTAGAAGGTATCAAAGAGCATTGGAATGAGGTTTTAATTCATGGTGATCCGGAAGGATTAAGATCCCTTGCCAACATTCTTCTAAAATTGGCGGACCTTGATCAAGAGAGCATTGCAGATCTTCCAATTGGCGCCGGGGAACATGAGCATCTGCAACCTAAGTTTGATCTTTCAAATAGTTCGGAGGCTGTTATTATAGGTCGCTTGGATGCCAAAGGTACAGGCGTCTTTTATGATCGTTATGTTCCAAAAGAACGTTAG